The Eremothecium gossypii ATCC 10895 chromosome VII, complete sequence nucleotide sequence GTGTTGCCGAAAAGAAGCACCGGGCTCGTTGGGTGTCTCATCAGCTCTGCGACCCGGTTATTGCCTTCCACGCTCACGCGCGAGAACGACTCCACGTTGCCGCCAGCGGAGAACATCTTGCCGTGTCCCTGGAACACCGTAAACAGCACCTCGTCGTCCTGGTCCGCCTCGCGCATCAAGCGCACGAGCTCCATGTAGTCGCCCAGCGTCAGCGAGTTCAGCTTCTTGCCGGCTAGCGTGATCACGAAGAACGCGCCGTCTTTGTAGTGGCTCACAGTCCCAGTTACCTCCATCGTGCTTATCGTGTTCCCTTGCGCTCCCACAAATTGCAAGGGCGCGGATGCCTTATATACACCTGGTTCGAATTTCCCCAACGCAATCTGCCAGGATGATCGGGCTTAGTAAAGAGTCGCCTTGTGGCTGTTTTCGATTGTGCAGAATGCAGCGCCTGTACCATGAACAGCGCCTACCGCGGGTGCGAGCCGCACCTATCGCTGAACCTCATCAGTCACTATCTCCTCGGCGGGGAACGAAAAAAACTGTCGGGATTGTACAGAAATTAGACCAGCGGCGGCTCGACAGCGCAGCCGCCTGGAGCAAAAGATGAGCTCAGATCACGAGGAAGATAGCCTGTACGGGGCCACGGAGCTCTTTGGCGAGCCGGACGGGTTCTACGAGAAGCCGGCCGAGAGCCACTTTGCGGAGTACGAGCGGAGCGCAGTTCCAGCGCAGTCTGCGCGCCGCGATACGCAGGTGCGGATCAGGCTGGTCGGGTCATCGCCCCTGTGGGGGCACCTGCTGTGGAACTCAGCGATATACACTGCGCGGCACCTGGATGCGCACCCCGAGCAGGTGGTCGGGCGGTGCGTGCTGGAGCTGGGCGCAGCCGGCGCGCTGCCGTCGCTGGTGGCCGGGTTGCTGGGCGCGCGTCAGGTGGTGGCGACGGACTACCCGGACGCAGACCTGGTGGGCAACATCCAGTACAACGTGGATCACGTGATCTACGGCGGCAAGCCGCCGACGGAAGCGCCGCACGTTGCGGTGGAGGGCTACATCTGGGGCAACGACTACGggccgctgcggcggcaCCTGCCCCCGGGGCAGACGGGCTTCGACCTTGTGCTGCTCAGCGACCTTGTGTTCAACCACACGGAGCACCAcaagctgctgcagacGACGCGCGACTTGCTGGCGCCGGCCGGGCGCGCGCTGGTGGTGTTCTCGCCGCACCGGCCGTGGCTGTTGGAGAAGGACCTGCAGTTCTTCGAGACGGCCGCTGAGTATGGGCTGCGCGCGGAGCTCATTGAGCAGGTGACATGGGCGCCGATGTTCGCGGATGACCCTGGCCCCGCAGAGGTCCGCGCACGTGTATACGCATATTACCTGACGCACTGCGCCTAGTGTATATAGTCTAACGACGCTGCGCCGCAGCTGACCACGTGCCCTAGCAGGCGTGCGCGCGGAGCCGCCGCAGCACCGAGCGGCCCCACCGGCCGCGCACCGGGGACGGGCTGGCCCGGCGGCCCGTCAGCGCGCTGTGCATTCCCGCTGCGCGTACGGGTCCCGGCATCCGACGAGGAGCACGGGAGCCGCGGCCTGCTACCGGCGGCCTGCCAGTACATATTTTGTATACGCGGGTCCCGAGCTGTGCATGGCGGAACAGCTGGCCATAGGACGCCCGATCTGTCGCTGGAGTAGCCCCGGCTTGCTTGGCAGCCGCCATTCTAGGTGTGGACGGCAGTCCTTTTACGTGAAGCATCGCCATCGAATTCAATGCGCTAAGCCGCAACGGAATTATGGCTGGGTGTATGCTCGAGTATGAAAAGGGGCCGAATGAACAACGCAGCTGGATGGAACACCTCCGCCACAGAGTGATTAAGCAGGCGAGCCTTATATCGGGGCCAAAGAAAGAGCCATTGGAGTATTGGTGTTGTAAGGCAACATGGGTCTTCTAACGGCGGAAGACAAGGAGAAGATTAAGCGGGCAATTCCCAAAGCATCGAACAAGATTATAGATGTTGCGGTTGCCAGGCTGTACATCGCCTACCCGAACCCGAAGGAGTGGAGGTATAGCGGGCTCTCCGGGGCCATCGCATTGGTGGATGATATAGTCGGGAACACCTTTTTCCTAAAGTTGGTAGACATCCACGGGCACCGGGGCGTGCTATGGGACCAGGAGCTGTACGTGGGGTTCGAGTACAACCAAGACCGCACGTTCTTCCACAGCTTTGAGATGGAAGACTGCTATGCGGGGCTGCTGTTCGAGGACCTGGGCGAGGCGGCGCACTTCCTGAAGCGCGTGCAGAGGCGGGAGAAGTACGCCTCAAAGAAGACCCTGGCCAACAAGAACGCGATCGCGCTCGCCAAGAAGCTGAAGGCGGAGAGTGACGGCCAAGCTGTCCACGGGCCCCGCGGCGAACCTGTCATAGCAGACCAGAGAAGGAGATACAGCTACAATGCCGCTACAGACCTCGAAGACGTGCCAGCTACGAAAAAGAAGGCCCCGCCCCCTCCACCGCCAATTATTGCGCAGAGTACCGGTCCGGCCCCTGTCAGAAAGCTACCGCCTCCGTCTGCGGTGTCGCGGTCGTCTACAAGCGAGCAGGAGTCGAGTTCGGACTCGTCGGACTCAGACTCCCCGGAGCCCCCCTCTCGAACGGGACCGAAGTACAAGCTACCACCGCCGCCAAAGGAGTTTGTCTCTATTATTGGGCCACCGCCCGGAGCGCCGCTGGAACCTACGCCTGCGCCTCCTCAGGCTGCTTCCGCGCTCCCCGTTCCGTTACCTCCGCGGCGACACACGCCAGAGCCGTCACCTCCAGATACAGGCTTCTCGCAGCAAAACAGTACGTCATCCAGTAACGGCCAAACGCATAGGCCTTTGCCAATTCCTTCGCGGCCAATGGTACAACCCCCCACCGGGCCTGCTATGCAACTTCCCCCTGTCACAGGACATGAAACTAGCGCGGTCTTAGCTAGCAATGCTCCCCAACGACCAGCTCAGCCACTGCCGCAGGTAAACGCCGCGCCTAGTAGGAGTGGGTCCGTTCGCCAGCTACCACCACCTCCACAGCAGTTTAGTCCAACCCCTGGTACCTCTTCTCCATATGGTCAGCAACAACAGTACCCGCAGTACGAGCACTTTTCGGCTTCCCACGAGCAGCCATCTCCTGTACATCTGCGTGTCGATACTGCGAGGCCGTTGCCATCACATCCATCGCAGATCCAGCAAATGGCGTCCCCTCACTCACCGATGCAGTACATGTCACCCCCTCCGCCTCCAGCTCGGCAGATGACTCCCTCTCCAACACAGCAGCACGGagcaccaccaccaccaccaccacccagAAGAGGTCCTGCGCCACCACCACCTCGTAAGCGGGCCGGACCTGTAACCAGTCATGCAACAGGCCCTTCCAATATGTCTTTGCCCATGGCGCATCAACCTTTAACTGCCTCGAAGACAGGAGGGAGACCAGGACCGCCAGTCCCTCCAAGAAGGAGTACTGGcccaccaccaccacctAGGACACACCGGCCCGCTGAAGTTGAgactgctgctgcagtaAGCTATCACCCGCCTACAACATTCACTACATCATCCCAGCATAATGTAATGCCGGCACCAGGCCCAGCATTACAACAACCTCAAGGTTACAtgcctcctcctccaccgcAGCCACCACAAGCCCAGCCCGCTCTGCCCCCACGGACGCAGAACCCAGTATCACCATCCCAGCCATATGCATCTCCAGCCGCACAGGTTGCAGCCCCCCCACCCCCACCCCCACCTCCAATGCCCATGGCCACTTCAATACCTCCTGCACCTCAGATGGGGGCAGCTACTATACCGCCTCCGGCTGCCGAAGCGACCGGTGACACGGGCAGGGATGCTTTACTGGCATCCATTCGGAGTGCAGGCGGTGTCCAGGCACTGCGTAAGGTTGACAAGTCTCAATTGGACAAGCCATCGGTCCTCCTGCAAGAGGCCCATGGAAAGGCACCTGCATCTACCTCACAGGCTATGACACCTGCGGCTACTGGAGGTAATTCATTGGCCGATGCACTGGCGGCTGCCTTGGATAAAAGGAAAAACCGGGTCGCTCAGCATGACGACGATGACAATGCTGATGATTGGTGACCGGTAACTTGGCTGTGTGCCTTATGTATCTATAAGTATGTCGCATTACTGAGATGTAGCATCTAATCCCTGTAGTTTATAGAAATATCTACTCTAGGTATCCTGCTACACAGATCAGAGTTTATTCCATTGTGCTTCCCAACTTTCCACCCAAGCGTTCTTCTTCGGATCATTGTTATTCAGCTTCTTGACAAGCTTGCACATGCTCTCCATAGTCGAATGTAGGGTCTTCACGCCCTCTAACAGGTCCTCATCCTGCGGGTCGAAGTCCGCACCTAGCATGAAGACGGAAGAGACGAGTTCGTCTATTTGTTCGACAACAGCATGGTGGACCTTATATACCTTTTCCAACGAATCAGCGGCTGCCTTAGTGTGCGGATTTTCAACCTTGACACTCTTTTGGAAGGACttgagcagcagcttcacTAGTTTGACTCTGCGTTCCAGCGTCTGCACATATTCAATCATCTGCGGGGACGGAGCCTTGTTCTCGGCATTTGTCGCAGTGCTCTCGGCATCGGAGGTTTCTTCAAAAGAATCCTCAAGGCCAAAGGGGTCCTGCTCCTCTAATGTAGGCTCTGCGAGCCAGTCATGGAGCTCCAAAATTGTATCCTGAACGAGCTTGGCGGATGCGGAAAGGCGCTCGTTGAGCAGGCCCAGGTTGCCCTGTTCCGCAAGCGCGAGCAGCTCATCACACGACGCCCAGATCTTTCCCACGCTCACTAGGTTCTCTTCCTTCTCGCGTATCTCATCATAAAACTTTTCCAGActccgcagcagcgccaggaTCTCCTCGTCCAGCTGCTTGTTCAAATACGACGTGTAGTGGCCCGACTTATGGAAGGACGGCAACAGCGACAGCAGGTAAAACAGAGACTCCTCCAACGCCCGCAGCTCCTTCCCACACGTTGATTCGTTGCCCTCTCTCCGCGCTGGCTGCGACAGGATCCCTACTTTGGTCGTCTGGGCTCTGATCAGTTTGGCCAGCTtcgccagctccagcagcggggTTGAGTCCTGCAGCTGCGTGCTGGACGAGATCGCCGCCAACTCATCCCGCGTACCATATGCAAAGCGCTCTCTGAACGAGGCCAGCAGCTGCCCCAGTTCCTCTGCCATGTCCTGCCGCTCCGTCATGCGCTTGCATGGTGGTGCGCTCCCGCTAAAAACCGCGCGCGTAGCGCAAGGCCGCATCTGAAAGTTATTTCGTGCTTAGACGTACATACGCTAGATACCAGGCGCCGATCGGCTACCTCTATACACGCCCACAGCTTATTGAGATGGCTGGTTAGAGTTCATCTTTCTCTTACCGTTGGTCAAGGTGACGTTGACGAATCTTCTGGTGTACAACAATCTCTTGTAGGCTCTGCCCTTTGGCTGCTTTGGCTTCTCCTGCTTCTCAACCTTTGGAGTCTGCGACTTGACCTTACCAGCACGAGCTAGGGAACCGTGAACCTTACCCTGCACCGTCGTTAGTATATGTTCGCCATCGACCATACGGCTCAGCGC carries:
- the NNT1 gene encoding S-adenosylmethionine-dependent methyltransferase (Syntenic homolog of Saccharomyces cerevisiae YLR285W (NNT1)) — translated: MSSDHEEDSLYGATELFGEPDGFYEKPAESHFAEYERSAVPAQSARRDTQVRIRLVGSSPLWGHLLWNSAIYTARHLDAHPEQVVGRCVLELGAAGALPSLVAGLLGARQVVATDYPDADLVGNIQYNVDHVIYGGKPPTEAPHVAVEGYIWGNDYGPLRRHLPPGQTGFDLVLLSDLVFNHTEHHKLLQTTRDLLAPAGRALVVFSPHRPWLLEKDLQFFETAAEYGLRAELIEQVTWAPMFADDPGPAEVRARVYAYYLTHCA
- the LAS17 gene encoding actin-binding protein LAS17 (Syntenic homolog of Saccharomyces cerevisiae YOR181W (LAS17)), with the translated sequence MGLLTAEDKEKIKRAIPKASNKIIDVAVARLYIAYPNPKEWRYSGLSGAIALVDDIVGNTFFLKLVDIHGHRGVLWDQELYVGFEYNQDRTFFHSFEMEDCYAGLLFEDLGEAAHFLKRVQRREKYASKKTLANKNAIALAKKLKAESDGQAVHGPRGEPVIADQRRRYSYNAATDLEDVPATKKKAPPPPPPIIAQSTGPAPVRKLPPPSAVSRSSTSEQESSSDSSDSDSPEPPSRTGPKYKLPPPPKEFVSIIGPPPGAPLEPTPAPPQAASALPVPLPPRRHTPEPSPPDTGFSQQNSTSSSNGQTHRPLPIPSRPMVQPPTGPAMQLPPVTGHETSAVLASNAPQRPAQPLPQVNAAPSRSGSVRQLPPPPQQFSPTPGTSSPYGQQQQYPQYEHFSASHEQPSPVHLRVDTARPLPSHPSQIQQMASPHSPMQYMSPPPPPARQMTPSPTQQHGAPPPPPPPRRGPAPPPPRKRAGPVTSHATGPSNMSLPMAHQPLTASKTGGRPGPPVPPRRSTGPPPPPRTHRPAEVETAAAVSYHPPTTFTTSSQHNVMPAPGPALQQPQGYMPPPPPQPPQAQPALPPRTQNPVSPSQPYASPAAQVAAPPPPPPPPMPMATSIPPAPQMGAATIPPPAAEATGDTGRDALLASIRSAGGVQALRKVDKSQLDKPSVLLQEAHGKAPASTSQAMTPAATGGNSLADALAAALDKRKNRVAQHDDDDNADDW
- a CDS encoding uncharacterized protein (Syntenic homolog of Saccharomyces cerevisiae YLR287C) encodes the protein MRPCATRAVFSGSAPPCKRMTERQDMAEELGQLLASFRERFAYGTRDELAAISSSTQLQDSTPLLELAKLAKLIRAQTTKVGILSQPARREGNESTCGKELRALEESLFYLLSLLPSFHKSGHYTSYLNKQLDEEILALLRSLEKFYDEIREKEENLVSVGKIWASCDELLALAEQGNLGLLNERLSASAKLVQDTILELHDWLAEPTLEEQDPFGLEDSFEETSDAESTATNAENKAPSPQMIEYVQTLERRVKLVKLLLKSFQKSVKVENPHTKAAADSLEKVYKVHHAVVEQIDELVSSVFMLGADFDPQDEDLLEGVKTLHSTMESMCKLVKKLNNNDPKKNAWVESWEAQWNKL
- the RPS30A gene encoding 40S ribosomal protein eS30 (Syntenic homolog of Saccharomyces cerevisiae YLR287C-A (RPS30A) and YOR182C (RPS30B); 1-intron), with the protein product MGKVHGSLARAGKVKSQTPKVEKQEKPKQPKGRAYKRLLYTRRFVNVTLTNGKRKMNSNQPSQ